In Subdoligranulum variabile, the genomic stretch CCATCGAAGTGTTCCGGGCGGCCACCCTGGGCACCGGCAGTGTATCGGCAGGGGCCATCCTCTACAGCGTGGCGTTCACCCTGGTGGCGCTGGTGCTGGGCGTGGTGCTCTTCAGCCGCATCGAAAAAACCTTTATGGATACCGTGTAAGGAGGGGGCCGACATGTCTGCAAATGAAAAACGCCCCGTCATCCAGGTCACGGGACTGAAAAAGCAATACAAACTGGGCCAGATCGGCGGCGGCACCCTGACCCACGATCTCCAGAGCTGGTGGGCGCGGGTCCGCGGCAAGGAGGACCCCAACACCGTCATCGGCACCGACCAGCGGCTGTTCGGCCAGACCTTCATGGCGCTGAACGGCGTGGACCTGACGGTCTACCAGGGGGAAGCGCTGGGCATCATCGGCCGCAACGGCGCCGGCAAATCCACCCTGCTGAAGCTGCTCTCCCGCATCACCGCCCCCACCGAGGGTGAGATCCGCATCCGGGGCCGGGTGGCCTCCATGCTGGAGGTGGGCACCGGCTTCAACAACGAGATGACCGGTCGGGAAAACATCTATATGAACGGCGCCATCCTGGGCATGACCCGGGCGGAGATCGACGCGAAACTCCCTCAGATCATCGAATTTTCCGAGTGCGGGGACTTCATCGATACTCCCGTCAAGCGGTATTCCAGCGGCATGTTCGTCAAGCTGGCCTTCGCCGTGGCCGCCCATCTGGACAGCGAGATCATGGTCATGGACGAGGTCCTGGCCGTGGGTGACATGAAGTTCCAGCAGAAATGCCTGGGCAAGATGAGCGACGTGGCCAACCAGGACGGCCGCACCGTCCTCTACGTCAGCCACAACATGAGCACCATCCGCCAGCTGTGCAATCGCTGCATCGTGCTGGACAAGGGCAAGGTGATCTTTGACGGCGACGTGGAACAGGCCATCGCCATCTATATGGACACCACCGACGTGAATGTAGTGCACTACGACCTGGCCAACGTAGCCCGCATGACCGGCAGCGCCGGCAAGCGGTTCCGGCTGGAGACCCTGGACTTTGTGGGCAAGGAATCCAGCGTCTTTGCCGACACCGAAAAGATGCGGGTGAAGATCACCTGGCGGGTGGCGGAACCCTTCGCGGGCATCCACATGAAGATGAACCTCCACGCCCGGGACTCCACACCCGTGGGCATCACCCATCCGGTGGACCTGGGCGCCGCCCAGCCGGGTCAGCTCTACACCACCGTGTTTGAATTTGACCCCAGCCTTCTGGGCGAGGGACAATACTATTTCTACCTGGATATTTTTGACGGGGCGCTGCGCCAGGCGGTCTGCCTGGACAAGCCGGTGACGGAGTTTGCCTTTGAGGTCACCAACAGCGACCTGACCATGCCCGAATGGGCCGCCGGCTGGGGCCGCATCCACTTCCCGCCCGTCAAGCTGCTGGAGGCGGAGGCATGAAACCCAATCTGTATATCTGCCACACGGCCTACCAGGTGCTGGTGGACCTGCTGCGGGCGGGCCGGGCCGAAGGAGGCCCCCACACCATGGTACTTTCCGCCGCGGTGGCCGACGCCGAAGCCCTGGCGGTCCGGCTGGACAAGACCGGCGTGGTGCAAACCGTGCTGGTGGATGAGACCCGCTGGCCCGGCACCGTGACAGGACCGCTGGCCGCTCTGCGTGCCCGCCGGGCCTTTGAAAAGCTCTGCGGCTGGAAGCTGGACCGCGGCCGGTATGAAAACGTGTATATCCATAACGACTGGAGCGTGCTGGGACGGTATCTCCAGGACTGCCATGCCGGGTACATCCTCTGCGAGGACACCTTCGGCAGCACCCTGGGGCCCGACCAGCATCTGGTCACCGACCAGCGCGCCGCCCCGGATTTTGCCCAAAAGCAGAACTCCGGCAAGGGATATCTCTACTGGGGGGACAGCCCCTGGTGCAAGCTCGTGGAGAGCGAGGACGCCAGCCGGTGCACCCTGTTCGGGCCCGAAAAATTGGTCACCGACAGCAAAGGAGCGCTGCTCCAGTCACTGACCGACGCCGAAAAAGCCATGGTGCGCACCGTCTTTCTGACC encodes the following:
- a CDS encoding ABC transporter ATP-binding protein, with the translated sequence MSANEKRPVIQVTGLKKQYKLGQIGGGTLTHDLQSWWARVRGKEDPNTVIGTDQRLFGQTFMALNGVDLTVYQGEALGIIGRNGAGKSTLLKLLSRITAPTEGEIRIRGRVASMLEVGTGFNNEMTGRENIYMNGAILGMTRAEIDAKLPQIIEFSECGDFIDTPVKRYSSGMFVKLAFAVAAHLDSEIMVMDEVLAVGDMKFQQKCLGKMSDVANQDGRTVLYVSHNMSTIRQLCNRCIVLDKGKVIFDGDVEQAIAIYMDTTDVNVVHYDLANVARMTGSAGKRFRLETLDFVGKESSVFADTEKMRVKITWRVAEPFAGIHMKMNLHARDSTPVGITHPVDLGAAQPGQLYTTVFEFDPSLLGEGQYYFYLDIFDGALRQAVCLDKPVTEFAFEVTNSDLTMPEWAAGWGRIHFPPVKLLEAEA
- a CDS encoding glycosyltransferase family 52, which produces MKPNLYICHTAYQVLVDLLRAGRAEGGPHTMVLSAAVADAEALAVRLDKTGVVQTVLVDETRWPGTVTGPLAALRARRAFEKLCGWKLDRGRYENVYIHNDWSVLGRYLQDCHAGYILCEDTFGSTLGPDQHLVTDQRAAPDFAQKQNSGKGYLYWGDSPWCKLVESEDASRCTLFGPEKLVTDSKGALLQSLTDAEKAMVRTVFLTQPLPEQAEGATLLLPRSFVADGLMTQEHQDAMFRAVAARYAVGPLFIKTHPRDTTDYQALFPDAVILERTMPSEVLNFCLPFTFRRAVTVQSFVLRGFTAAEEKILLTLEEAQALISQ